One window from the genome of Emys orbicularis isolate rEmyOrb1 chromosome 22, rEmyOrb1.hap1, whole genome shotgun sequence encodes:
- the UBE2J2 gene encoding ubiquitin-conjugating enzyme E2 J2, which translates to MSNNSNKRAPTTATQRLKQDYLRIKKDPVPYICAEPLPSNILEWHYVVRGPEMTPYEGGYYHGKLIFPREFPFKPPSIYMITPNGRFKCNTRLCLSITDFHPDTWNPAWSVSTILTGLLSFMVEKGPTLGSIETSEFKKRQLAAQSLAFNLKDKVFCELFPEVVEEIKQKQKAQEELNNRPPSLPLPDVVPDGEAHHGQNGIPLLNGHVPLAAANHPGLQQANRNHGLLGGALANLFVIVGFAAFAYTVKYVLRSIAQE; encoded by the exons atGAGCAACAACAGTAATAAGAGAGCACCAACAACAGCAACACAGAGACTTAAGCAGGACTACCTTCGAATTAAAAAAGATCCAGTGCCTTATATCTGTGCTGAACCCCTCCCATCTAATATCCTTGAATG GCACTATGTTGTACGAGGACCTGAAATGACTCCATATGAAG GTGGCTATTACCATGGGAAATTAATTTTCCCCAGAGAATTTCCTTTTAAACCTCCTAGTATTTATATGATAACTCCTAATGGAAGATTTAAATGCAATACAAG GTTGTGTCTTTCAATCACTGATTTCCACCCTGATACATGGAATCCAGCGTGGTCAGTCTCAACAATCTTGACAGGCCTCCTTAGTTTTATGGTGGAAAAGGGCCCTACATTGGGCAGCATAGAAACCTCAGAATTCAAG AAAAGACAGCTTGCTGCACAAAGCTTAGCATTTAATTTAAAAGATAAAGTCTTCTGTGAGCTGTTCCCTGAAGTGGTGGAG gagatcaaacaaaaacagaaagcaCAAGAAGAGCTCAATAACAGACCTCCATCCCTTCCGTTACCAGATGTTGTCCCAGATGGGGAAGCACACCATGGTCAAAATGGGATACCGCTCCTTAATGGGCACGTACCACTGGCAGCTGCCAATCACCCAGGTCTTCAGCAGGCCAATCGTAACCATGGACTCTTAGGAGGAGCGTTGGCGAACTTGTTTGTTATAGTTGGTTTTGCAGCCTTTGCCTACACAGTCAAGTATGTACTGAGAAGCATAGCGCAAGAATGA